The genomic DNA GACAAGCAGTGCCAGTCGTTCCTGCGGCGGCGCGAGGTCGGGGCGACATCAGGGCGGCCGTCAACACATCTGGTACGGGGCCGGCCTGTCTGGACTCCTGGACCTCATCCACGTACGCCCTGCCCTCAACCAGCGGGCGGTGAGACAAGAGCACCAGGCGAAGACGTTCACCGAAGCCCTGACCGCGGCCGAGGAACACCTGGAGATGCCGTACCGCGTACGGCGTCGGCCGGAGTCCTCGGCCTCCATGCGGCAGCAGCTCACGGACCAGGTCCGTCGCAGGACCGACGAGGGGATGGACCTCGGGTCCGCCTACCCCCGCGACCGATCAACCGCCGCACGAGCAGCCTGCATTGAGGTCACCTGCGGACTAACGCCGCACCCTCGGCATCCCCAGCCCGATCCACGAGATGATCTCCCGCTGGATCTCGTTGTTGCCGCCGCCGAAGGTGAAGATGACGGCGGAGCGGTAGCCGCGTTCCAGTTCGCCGTGCAGGACGACTCCCGCGGAGCCCTCCTTCAGGGCGCCGGTCGCGGCGACGATCTCCATGAGCCAGGCGTAGGCGTCGCGGCGGGCCTCGGAGCCGTAGACCTTGACGGCGGAGGCGTCCTGCGGGGTGAGGGTGCCTTCCTGGACGGCGTTCACCATCTGCCAGTTGAGGAGTTTCATCGCGTCGAGCCTCGCGTGGGTGCGGGCGAGGAGGCGGCGGACCCAGGGGAGGTCGACGACGCGGCGGCCGTCGGCGAGTTTGGTCTCCATGGCCCAGTGCTGGACGTCGTGCAGGGCGCGGATGGCCATGGTGCCGTGGGCGGCGAGGGTGACGCGTTCGTGGTTGAGCTGGTTGGTGATCAGGCGCCAGCCCTGGTTCTCCTCGCCGACGCGGCGGGCGACCGGGACGCGGATGTTCTCGTAGTAGCTCGCGGTGGTGTCGTGCGAGGCGAGGGTGTTGATCACCGTGCAGGTGTAGCCGGGGTCGGCGGTCGGCACCAGGAGCATGGTGATGCCCTTGTGCGGCGGGGCGTCGGGGTCGGTGCGCACGGCGAGCCAGACCCAGTCGGCGGTGTCGCCGTTGGTGGTCCAGATCTTCTGGCCGTTGACGACGTACTCTCCCCCACTCTCGGCTTCGCTCGAGCGGGAGGGGCCCCCACCCTCCCGTACGGCGCGCGTCTTCAGCGCGGCCAGATCCGTGCCGGCCTCCGGCTCGCTGTAGCCGATCGCGAAGTCGATCTCGCCGGCTAGGACCTTCGGGAGGAAGTACGCCTTCTGCTCGTCGGTGCCGAACTGCATGATCGTCGGGCCGACCGTGTTGAGCGCCATCAACGGCAGCGGAACGCCGGCCTGCGCGGCCTCGTCGAAGAAGATGAACTGCTCCATCGGCGTCAGCCCGCGCCCGCCGTACTCCTCGGGCCAGCCGACACCGAGCCAGCCGTCCGTTCCGAGCCGCCGGATCGTCTCGCGGTAGAAGCGCTTCTGGGCGGCCGGGTCGGCGTAGCGGGAGTAGGCGTGGTCGGGCACCAACTCGGCGAAGTAGGCGCGCAGTTCGGTGCGCAGCCGCTGCTGCTCGGGCGTGTATTCGAGATGCACGGCGCCTCCAGGCTCCCCAAGGCCGGTCCTGACGGCGCACACCGTAGAACGTGTTCCAGAAATAGGGAATGGCGAGGCGGCGACGACCCGGACCTCGCCCTCGACGGGGTCTGTGTCAGCATGGGCCGATGAGCAGCGCGAACGACTCGAACGACCCGCTCCACCTCTTGATGGGCCTGGAGGTGAGCGCCGTGTCCTTCGTGCGCGACTACGTCGAGCTTCACTTCGACGGGCCGGTGCTGCGGGCCTTGAGCGACCCCATGGGGGTGTACGGGGGTCGCGAGTGGCGCTTCCCCGCACCGGGGTCGATGGAGCTCATGCGCTGCTACATCGGCAGGACCGTCGACGGTTTCGAACTGGATCCGGAGCGGATTCTCGCCCTGGGCTTCGGGGAGCACCGCTTCGTCGTCCCGCTGGACTCCGACAATGGCTGGGGCCCCGAGTCGGCCCACATGATCGGCGTCGGCGAGGACGGCCGGCCCTCTCCGCGCGGCGGGTTCTGGACCTGGTAGCGAGGGCGGCGCCGGTCCGGAACGAGCGGCTGTCCGTTGGTCTCGGCGACAAAACGGTGCTGCGGCCCGTCAGTTCAGCGTCGTCAGGAACTCCGTGCACGCCCGTGCGCACTCCCGGCAGGTCGCCGCCTCCGCCTCGGCGCCCGGCCGTGCGTCGAAGACCTGCGCGCTCTCCAGGCAGACGAGCAGGCACCACTTGGTCTGGAGGCGCAGGGCTGACTCGTCCTGGAGGTTCTGCTCGGCCAGCATCCGGCAGGTCGCGTCGCACACCTCCGCGCACAGCAGCGCCTTGCTTCGTACGAGGGCCTCGTGGCCGGTCACGTCCGGACCGGAGCGGCTGACGCGCAGCACACAGGCCCGCGCACACCCGGTGCAGGCCTGTGCGCAGGCGAAGCGGTCCTCCAGGAACCGGACGAGTTCCTGCTGCGTGGTCAACGCCGTCACCCCCTTCGGGTTGCCGCTGCCGGCCGGGGCAAACCCGGCACGGGGGGCGTACGGGGTGCGCGGGCCCCCGGCGATCAGTACGGTGGCGATCAGTACGGTGCTGTCCAGGTGTTCGGCCTCGGACATGAGCGACCGCGCACGTCATCGAGGGGTTGAGGCGGCATGGCCGGCAAGAAGGCGGCAAAGCTGCCGCGCGCGAAGTACGAGACCGAACTGCTGCGCCTGCAGACCGAGTTGGTGAGGCTCCAGGAGTGGGTGCGGGCCGAGGGCACCCGGCTGGTGATCGTCTTCGAGGGGCGCGACGCGGCCGGCAAGGGCGGCACCATCAAACGGGTCGCCGAGCACCTCAACCCGCGCGTCGCCCGGATCGCCGCACTGCCGAAGCCGACCGACCGCCAGCGCACCCAGTGGTACTTCCAGCGGTACGTCGAGCATCTGCCGGCCGCGGGCGAGATCGTACTGTTCGACCGCTCCTGGTACAACCGGGCCGGGGTGGAGCGGGTGATGGGGTTCTGCTCCAAGGAGGAGTACCAACTCTTCCTGCGCCAGTGCCCCATCTTCGAGCGGATGCTCGTGGAGGACGGGATCGTGCTGCGCAAGTACTGGTTCTCGGTGAGCGACGCGGTGCAGCAGGACCGGTTCCGGCGCCGGCTGGAGGATCCGCTGCGGCGCTGGAAGCTCTCGCCGATGGACCTGGAGTCCATCACCCACTGGGAGGACTACTCGCGGGCCAAGGACGAGATGCTGGTGCACACCGACATCTCGGGGGCCCCGTGGTACGTCGTCGAGAGCGACGACAAGCGCCGGGCCCGGCTGAACATGAT from Streptomyces sp. NBC_01478 includes the following:
- a CDS encoding acyl-CoA dehydrogenase family protein — translated: MHLEYTPEQQRLRTELRAYFAELVPDHAYSRYADPAAQKRFYRETIRRLGTDGWLGVGWPEEYGGRGLTPMEQFIFFDEAAQAGVPLPLMALNTVGPTIMQFGTDEQKAYFLPKVLAGEIDFAIGYSEPEAGTDLAALKTRAVREGGGPSRSSEAESGGEYVVNGQKIWTTNGDTADWVWLAVRTDPDAPPHKGITMLLVPTADPGYTCTVINTLASHDTTASYYENIRVPVARRVGEENQGWRLITNQLNHERVTLAAHGTMAIRALHDVQHWAMETKLADGRRVVDLPWVRRLLARTHARLDAMKLLNWQMVNAVQEGTLTPQDASAVKVYGSEARRDAYAWLMEIVAATGALKEGSAGVVLHGELERGYRSAVIFTFGGGNNEIQREIISWIGLGMPRVRR
- a CDS encoding ferredoxin; translation: MTALTTQQELVRFLEDRFACAQACTGCARACVLRVSRSGPDVTGHEALVRSKALLCAEVCDATCRMLAEQNLQDESALRLQTKWCLLVCLESAQVFDARPGAEAEAATCRECARACTEFLTTLN
- the ppk2 gene encoding polyphosphate kinase 2 — its product is MAGKKAAKLPRAKYETELLRLQTELVRLQEWVRAEGTRLVIVFEGRDAAGKGGTIKRVAEHLNPRVARIAALPKPTDRQRTQWYFQRYVEHLPAAGEIVLFDRSWYNRAGVERVMGFCSKEEYQLFLRQCPIFERMLVEDGIVLRKYWFSVSDAVQQDRFRRRLEDPLRRWKLSPMDLESITHWEDYSRAKDEMLVHTDISGAPWYVVESDDKRRARLNMIAHLLGSLPYREVSPPVLELPPRPPSTGYERPPRDLQTYVPDHAASL